The following DNA comes from Bradyrhizobium manausense.
GGCTTGATGCCTTAGCCGCTCGCGCGGCCAAGTTCAATCAACCGGCCAAGCGTGCTACGCATGGGCCTCGACCACCCACCCTCTTCGGAGGGCAAGCGAGCTGAGTGCACGTCTGATGCCTTCCAGGCCTATGATTGGCTATGCCCACGTCACCAAGAGCTTCGGCTCCCTCAGAGCCGTCGACGACATGTCGCTCGATATAGCCGATGGCGAGTTTCTGGCCATCGTCGGCGGCTCGGGCTCGGGCAAGACGACCCTGCTGCGGCTTGCCAACCGGCTGATCGAGGCCGATGGCGGCAGCATCACGGTCGAGGGAGAGGACGTCCAAAATATCGATCCGGTCGCGCTGCGACGCCGGATCGGTTACGTCTTCCAGAGCGGCGGGCTGTTTCCTCATTTGAGCGTCGCCGACAATATCGGAATCACGCCAAAATTGCTCGGTGCGCCGACAGGCGAGATCGCCGCGCGCGTCGACGAGCTGATCGAGCTGGTGCAGCTCGACCGTGTTGCCCATCGCGACCGGCTGCCGGAGGCTCTCTCGGGCGGTCAGCGCCAGCGCGTCGGTGTGGCGCGAGCGCTCGCAGCCAGGCCCCGCATCGTGCTGATGGACGAGCCGTTCGGCGCGCTCGATCCCCTCACCCGCGATGCGCTCGGCGAAGACTTTCGCGAGCTGCACCGCAAGCTCGGCCTGACCACCGTGATGATCACGCACGACATGACGGAAGCGATTTTGCTCGCGGATCGCATCGCGGTGATGCGCGGCGGCAAGCTGCTGGCGCAGGGCACGCCGGCGGAGCTGTCCGCGAGCAGCGATGCTTATGTGCTTGAGTTACTGCGCACGCCACGGCGCCAGGTCGAGCGGCTGAACGCACTGCTGCCACAGAGCGGTGCGGCATGAGCCTCTTCCATGATCCACGCTGGGGCGAGGCGCTGTCGCATTTGCCCGACTATCTCGGCAACCATGTGCGGGTGAGTCTCGCCGCGCTCGCACTGGGCCTGATCATCAGCCTGCCGCTCGCGATCCTGACGCGCAACCGCCCGGCGCCGCGCGCCGTCCTGCTCGCGGTCGCCAGCATTGTGCAGACCGTGCCGGGACTGGCGCTGCTCGCGCTGTTCTATCCGCTGCTGTTGCTCGCGGCCTCGGTGACGCTGAAATGGTTCGGCATCTCCTTCTCCGCCTTCGGCTTCCTGCCGGCGATGCTGGCGCTGGCGCTCTATTCGATGCTGCCGGTGCTGCGCAACGGCATCACGGGGCTCAACGGCATCGACCCCGCGCTGATCGAAGCCGCGAAAGGCGTCGGCATGACCGCGCGCCAATCGCTTGTCATGGTCGAGCTGCCGCTGGCGCTGCCGGTCATGATGGCCGGCATCCGCACCGCCGCGGTATGGGTGATCGGCACCGCGACGCTGTCGACCCCGATCGGGCAGACCAGCCTCGGCAATTACATTTTTGCCGGGCTTCAGACCCAGAACTGGGTGTTCGTGCTGTTCGGCTGCTTTGCCTCAGCCCTGCTCGCGCTCGCCGTCGACCAACTGCTCGGCCTGATCGAGAGCGGCCTGCGCCGGCGCGGCCGCCTGCGCGCCGGGCTCGGC
Coding sequences within:
- a CDS encoding ATP-binding cassette domain-containing protein, with protein sequence MPSRPMIGYAHVTKSFGSLRAVDDMSLDIADGEFLAIVGGSGSGKTTLLRLANRLIEADGGSITVEGEDVQNIDPVALRRRIGYVFQSGGLFPHLSVADNIGITPKLLGAPTGEIAARVDELIELVQLDRVAHRDRLPEALSGGQRQRVGVARALAARPRIVLMDEPFGALDPLTRDALGEDFRELHRKLGLTTVMITHDMTEAILLADRIAVMRGGKLLAQGTPAELSASSDAYVLELLRTPRRQVERLNALLPQSGAA